From Ptychodera flava strain L36383 chromosome 9, AS_Pfla_20210202, whole genome shotgun sequence:
AGTGGTCGACACGTCCCAGCTACTGAAGCTCATCAAATGGGTATTCTGGACAAGGTTTGTTTATCATTCAATAGGGCGCAGTTAAGAATTGTGTGCATTGTTTCTAAAACACCACGGCTCATTGTAGGGGGCTGTGCGTTAGTCCGAGGGGCTTCACCTATAGTCACAGAAATGCCAAAAACGATTTCACCCGTAGGGTGGAAGACCAGTGTAGGCACGTCATTTTCACACGTTTCATTGtattgtgattcgatccaaaaTGTCTTTCATTCTTCCAAAGTTTAATGATGCAATCAATTCTTCCGTATTTCACCGTTCCTTATGCAAAGTTGTTACATATAATACAGatggattttgaaaaactttCCTTCAAATGAGATGCTTCCATACAGTTGCAAACGGAGACTTTGTCATGGATGTCTTGTATTTGTGAGACTATGAGTTCGTTATTTGGCCGTGTCATAATGTTacataaattgttcaaaatgCCTCCGATGCGTAACCTATAATAAAGGTTCACTCAGCTTTTTCCTCGACGAACTTCACGAAGATCAAAGTCCGATCATATTCGGTATAAAAGCCAAAATAAGGCCACATTAAAACATGTGCTACCGGTCAAATCTACTCTATTTAAAACCCTCCGACCTTTAGTTTTCGTTTTTTGCATTTCGAAAATCATGCattattttgccaaattgtgcgTCTTTCcgaccgacctaccctattctcTGAGAGCATGTTAacggaaatacatttttttatgtCGAACGTGCAAGTTACCTGTATTGTGACTAGGTGGGTTAGCTTTACGGGTAATATTGTAGTACTTTATTAGTCAAATAAAAATCATCACCTCACACACGCCATGTGTTCCGCTCGTTGGTCTTTGTAGATTACAGATGGTGATGTTGTCAAGGAGGCCATTGCATTTGCCCACTCTGTTGCGAAGGAACCGGTGGGTCCACGACGCGTGAGCAAAATGCCAGTGAAAGATGTTGAAAATGCCGACTGGATTTTCGACGGTAAAAGTCACGTTAATTTGCCCCATGTAATCTCCAAGAAATAGAAGCGAGAATGAAATCGAAGCTACTAAACGCGCATATGTTGAGAGAGGGggtggggagagagagagagagagagagagagagagagagagagagagagagagagagagagggggggagatGGGGACGTGTCTCGATGTGTTGTTCTACGTGTTGATGATGATAACAAAAAGTTACGTCTACAAAAGCCAAGATAATGACGTTACCGAACAAGAAACAAATGCACGAGACcgcaaattaatgaaaatttttcGGTCTCGCACACGAATATAACCCCAACAATTGTTTAGTTTTAGTAAATACAAGTATAATTTTCAATGGTAACCCAATCCCAGTATATTGATTCGAACAGAGTAAAGGAAGACGCTGCAATATGAAATATCAATGTCgtattgttacatatttttgtaGAGTTAAATGGGGTAACGTAAGGTGTTCGacttgccaaaatttcagttgtAGACTACACGGATTTTTTCGTTGTCGTGTACTTCTTTTCAACAGAGGCAAGAAAGCGGGTAATGAAGCGGTCCAGAGGAGCAATTTCACCTATGTATAGTCTACGCGCCATCGAAGCAGCTGTCAAgacttctagctacaccgaaggTATCACCTTGTAAGTCTCTGTTGTATTTTCCCCGGTTGTTGGAAAGTCAGCGATGACTGACTAATCCGATGACATTCGCTGTTCGTGCTTCCACACTACAAGCTCACTTCTTGCTCTGTTTGTTATACGGGTACGATCAAGAATTCTAACCAATTTAGAAATCAGTTCTGCACAGTGTTGGATCAGCATTGACCCATCTGTATTCATCCTGGGATCAATCATAAAACCGGTTTAGGATAAGGAAACAGAAATACAGCATCAGACTATCTCCACTTTTCATATACACTGTCCTTACTTATCAATAAAGTACGATGTTGCCCCAGGCCTTGACATTCAAAGATCAATTTTCCTTCCATGATTGATAAGGCGATCGTCGGATCTATCAAGCCCAAGCAGGCTGAACAACTCACTGTGTTCTCTCTCCATTTACAGAGAAGGAGAACTCGCTCTTGAACTCATGACGAGTGCGCAGTCGTCAGCGATGCAGTACGCTTTTTTCGCCGAACGAACTGCTCAAAAGGTAAATTCTTTCAAACATATGATGTTGGACATACAGAATTTGATTTAGGGTTTCGGCTACAACCCTACAAAACCACAAAAGTGCATTCTGTCATGGCTTGCAGTAATGCAAATGAtatgaaaatgcatttatagAAGCAACTGGCCAATGATGCTTTACAATTCAGTTTAACCATGGTCCCTCCAGGAACCCTTGTTTATCTCATGAAGAGACGAAAACGATGTGTCTGTTCTTCCATGTCGTCGGCAATCACTGCAGAAATTAGAATGCTTAACACTCCAAAAGTCTACAGTTCTTATGATGTTATGTGGAAAGTTTCCTTCGTTTTCAGTGGGAACTGCCTGGTGGTAAGATAAGCCACAAAACAGTCAAGCCCTTACCGGTGAAGACTGCCGCCGTGATAGGCTGCGGTACCATGGGAAATGGTATCGCGATGTCATTCGTCGACAACAACATTCCGATTTTTCTCCTGGAGATCAACCAAAAGGTATCAACTAATCTATCAAAATACCACACCACCGTCTTGGGCTCTTTATAGTTTATTAAATAATTGCTTTGTCAATACAAGATAATTTTGTGACGTTATACACCAGAGTATTACTGATAAAATAttcgattatccagcattgtggccacAGATTTTTTTCTACATCTAGAAATTCACTGGCATCGCCAAAAGTATAAAGTTATAGTTATAATGTACACCCTCCCGGTCCATAACGTCCTTACTGGACTCGAGCAAACGTTGCACTCCACTGTGTATACTCGGCGTCGCGTACATATGCCGTGCTAAGTTTGCtttccattatgggccgggaaggatacattattgcttaattaatCGTTGATGCTTCAATACAGTAGCTACCTAATACCAATTTGGACAGCCACTTCTAACACACTCTCTCGCCGTATAATCTAGCTGTGTTATATAGACTTCTGATCCTTAACGTGCAAAGTATCTCAGGAGTACGTGTAAATATTCTCAGTAGTCTTACTATTTAATATACCAGATCTattaatttttaatgtcaacggCCATGTTTATTTACAACTCCGTATAAATCGTTTTACCTTGGCATAGATGTGTTTGCCGTTTCCCTGAGTGTCatcatatttgtttgtttgtttgtttcgtcGTTTCCCCAACCAATGTCTcagctcttggagaaaggaaTGGACCGAATCAGACATGTGTATGAAAGCAGCGTGAGAAAAGGAAGAATATCGGAAGAGACGGCGAGGCAGAGAATCTCCCTGATCACACCGACATTGGATTATAATCAAATCAGAAACGTGGACGTCGTGGTTGAAGTCGTCTTCGAAACCATGTCAATCAAGAAGGAAGTCTTCAAGAAACTGGATAGCATCTGCAAACCGGGAACGGTGCTCTGTTCTAACACGTCAATGTTGGATATGATGAGGTAGGCAAGTACCAAATTGATGATAACACAAAACTTTCCAGACTCCGTATAAAAGTATTTACTTTAGGTGTTTAAAGTGACAATGTGCTTCAAGTATTACGCAATAGCACATCAGAGTCACGGCCACCGTCAAAGTCTGTTATATCTGATCGTCACGGTAACATTTTAACGTGGTCTTGTACAGATTTCCAGCGCCACCAGACGACCAGACAAGGTGATTGGCACGCATTTCTTCGTCCCAGCTCATGCAATGAAATTGCTTGAGACAGTAAGGGGCAAGCACACATCACCAGAAACTATAGCTACTGCAATGACCTTCGGCAAAGCTTTGAAAAAGGTAAGCTTCAAATTGTAAGATATTTTTCTGTCTTCGATGTTCAAGAAAAGTAAGTATCCGTCAAACCATATCGATAAACAGCATGATAAATTGTTTATTCAAAGCatatttagagagagagagagagagagagagagagagagagagagagagggggggggggggcagggaGGGAGGTGGCAATAATCAGTTTCCCTTTAACGCTGAAAGCCGTCACTGGGCTGGCTCCACCATAAATAGTAGAACTGATTGAACTACTAGTATCACTGGGGGCTTTTAttccttgtttatttgtgtctgtgtttgttacctcgcgtgcgcatgcgcgcagcgaggttatgtcgcagcgatgtctgtctgtgtgtctgtctgtctgtctgttggtccattttctcaaaaacggctgaacgtatttcagtcaaattggtagacatcttcagaattcaaatggctagaactgaaaaggttttggtgggcgtggcttggatattaatgaagttatgaaagttttaatttttctgttacgccgcgtatgacaagtgaaaacaatcgactgtttgagggtgctgtgaaatgtgcttgtccaggttggctacagctggatagctctggtttcaaccacggtccctccgtgtttcaacctcgtattgaacattaaaaatatgatattttattactcattcaactcactattcaagataaaatatcgtttagcaaattagcttcatccttggtaattgattgtttccctcgctgctcgatcgccagaaatgagtacatacgttcttagccctgcgtacgatgctgtgtgttccgctacagctattaatagccccgctcaccacagccctgcaaagacccgtacgtagagttggtgacttcaaatccatttttggacttgacgtaaaaagccaaattactgccgaaattcagcgttcttgggcccaagtcgtatccctgcctaccgcagttactcgatcgcttccaaaaatgccagtcttttattcttttttcgtaaataaccgtcgatgtcggcaactctctcgctagccctgcgtacgtacgcagtgtacggtgtgcgttcctaacacacagcgtacactgcgtacgtaatacgttctctacctagcctcatggcatggaagtgctgatgaataataactttgggtcaaaggtattgaagtgtccaatcaggttcgtgcacagagtccaaggccatgacctacttcatgtactgctgcactgttttgattttgcttcgccaagaaacgtattcgtcattgtccatagaagtatgtttgctctcctttgaggttgtttgtgaaacaaattccgggataggccttggaatgcatacgatcggcatcgcggcagtgcatgtagctagccgtacgagtatggcgagagtgtccggctttggctacgccgcctcccacctccggtaggcggcgtagcccccggcgtagccaaagccggacactgtcgccatactcgtagggctatgcatgtagcgtaccatgcttgtgtaaccacagggtcctcgagctccggtgatgatggtgatcaaacattaaaaatgaaggaaaatgtatttggactcagtaaagttgttgttgttgttgtttgttattgttgttgtttttgtagttgatagtattttcagaaaaggacaaattatgcgctgcaaaattcaatacagcctcactgtacacatggaggtaagctgcctccatgctatacacatgcgctgcaaaattcaatacagcgatattgatgatgatgatgattaaatatttaaaaatggagaaaataaaaatatattggactctgtaaatttgttgctgttgatgtttttattattgttgttgttgttgttgatagtatttgcagaaaagaacaaagtatgcgctgcgaaattcgatacagccttactatactatgcgctgcaaaattcattaCAGCCTGTGCGTTGCCGCCCAACTATACTATGgcctatgcgttgcaaattcaatacagcctaactatacatgtgcgttgccgcctaactatactatgcgttgcaaattcaatacagcctaactatacatgtgcgttggcgcctaactatactatgcgttgcaaattcaatacagcctaacattacccaagggttgtcacttcattgccacacacttttttttcaatcgccaaaaatgcacctagcaagcatcgaaatcggtaaaattcgacgtagggtcaaagcacattggtccttctcaatcatactcaaacatttttacctcttaccgatgaaaagtcgagaaatcagcaggtTTTCGGCGCATCTGGTCGTCTCttacattccagatttaaaagaccGCGCGGTACATTAAGTCAcatgggcgcatttcaaatcgaaccaatagcagagctggatgggcccagcgtgaaaacctggcagtaacgtaagtttcttacgtcttttgaagactatgggtgacactgtctgcgtatgaaattctggtaactttaacagttgcAGTTCACCCATAGCAAGAGAAAgttctttccaaagacgtgagaaacttacgttactgccgggttttcacgtcggcccattcattcagtacggGCTcagctattggttcgatttgaaatgcgcccactTGACTTAATGTACCGCGCggtcttttaaatctggaatgtgAGAGACGACAAGATGCGTTGAAAacctgctgatttctcgacttttcatcggtaagaggtaaaaatgtttgagtatgattgagaaggaccaatgtgctttgaccctacgtcgaattttaccgatttcgatgcttgctaggtgcatttttggcgattgaaaaaaaagtgtgtggcaatgaagtgacaacccttgggtaatgttaggctgtattgaatttgcaacgcatagtatagttaggcggcaacgcacatgtatagttaggctgtattgaatttgcaacgcatagtatagttaggcggcaacgcacatgtatagttaggctgtattgaattttgcagcgcatagtatagtaaggctgtattgaatttcgcagcgcatactttgttcttttctgcaaatactatcaacaacaacaacaacaataataaaacaacaacaacaacaacaaatttacagagtccaataaatttttatttttctccctttttaaatatttaatcatcatcatcatcaatatcgctgtattgaattttgcagcgcttgtgtatagcatggaggtagcttacctccatgtgtacagtgaggctgtattgaattttgcagcgcataatttgtcattttctgcaaatactatcaactacaacatcaataacaacaacaacaacaacaactttactgagtccaaatatatttttatttttcttcatttttaaatgtttaatcaccatcatcatcggagctcgAGGACCCTGTGGtctaactgccgagctcaacgtgcattcacggttgatactcgtgtacaatcatgatgtgttcaattctgatgaagattcataagtcttagttttgcagtctttttttccgtacgataatcctgacaatacgtgttactgtcgaggtggccattttatgataagtttcaatactgcacagctacatagcgtcactatcgtgtgatcgaggtacagcgttgttgaacgggatacagaaactctgcagagggagaaacgatcgttgacatgaacagtcaatgtacttcagcacgtagtccgcagatagcggatcgagaaaataacagtctgtgtcttttaagttgcttttcaagattgtattagctacagaaccaacaatgacaaatttttcatgagatttccatgttggcattgatgttaaatcaggagcagtaggctagctcctgccatgctcctgcgtacaataggtctgcgtttcccggcggtacggtggtaggccgacggcttgtaccacactgtccacaggacagcacgtggtagaggccgtgtgcacaacctgtacgcagagcttcgaatacactagacagagttcgtgtttccgtaaattaggcattgaacttgacaatataggcaataaccagaatcatcgaccatcgcctgacaagtgcaccatagtcagctgtacatgagttgcgtggcgtggtgagcaggttcccatgggtatttattttttgaaacgcgtacttcaaaggtcacgaactcattttgctgctacacggcgcggcacagatgattgtatcgtttttgggcgcattgagatactgtgaagtaggtcaactcgttctacatggcaattatatgtgaaatatgcagaatttatacgcaaacgcgacctctgccagttaagagcctgctcagccatttgcacttgcatcgacagatattgttggatcataatttttcaaatggtttcttttcttttttttcattgcgtaatacagtggggataatgtcaaatttagatagattggattaatttcgggaataaaaacaatgtaatgtcataaaagccaataccccaagaagtactttacaaaatgtgcacgcgaggcaattcagttcatatctggtttttgtgaatgtgtttgtgtttgtttatttgttattcttaataaaataacagcgaaaagctgttttgttaatatttgtcaataaagagcagtttatttatttatttatttatttatttgtttgtttgtttgttgatatgtattttcgatggttagggttagggttaggcttaggttagggttagggttaggcttaagttagggttagggttagacttattcactccctctactgaatatatagagggagtgaatgagtctaaccctaaccctaaccttaacttaagcctaagcctaagcctaaccctaaccctaacttaagcctaaccctaaccctaaccaacggaaatacatatcaacaaacaaacaaacaaacaaataaataaataaactgctctttattgacaaatataaacaaaacagctttttgctgttattttttaaaaataacaaataaacaaacacaaacacatacagacaaacaaacacagacacaaataaacaaggagtAAGAGCCCCCTGTGCTAGTATTCAAAACACTAACTTTGAAGAGATCACTTCGTTCAAGTCTCACATTTACGCTGGATGGAAGTTCCAAAGACAAAACCTCGAGTTATATGGAGATCAGTGATTTTCCTATTTTGTTCTATGTTGATTGAAGGGAACTTTGTTCGCTACCAACATGTTGAAATCTTCAAATCCACACTTAGAGACCGACGTACTTCGAAGAACTTTGTTATGACTGCAATTATTAGGGTGAGCgcatttaacaaaaacgtcGGCCTCTTTGCGAAAAACGACTTTAAGCACGTGATCTCATACCATATCAATCTTAACTCTGCCTAGATTCCGGTTCTTGTTGGCAACTGTCCAGCATTTGTAGCCAATCGAATGTTGAACTGTAGGAGTAATGAGGTAAGTATATTATGATGGAAACTTAGGTTAATCTTGAAACTAAACCTTATCTGTTTGGGGATTTTCGTAGGACCAGAAATCTTCTGTGCAACAGAACTGTTGtgactatcaaaatttctttcagaaTAAATTGCGT
This genomic window contains:
- the LOC139141290 gene encoding peroxisomal bifunctional enzyme-like produces the protein MADYRRKGAVAIIALNNPPVNALSHHVREGITNGINKAEEDRGVSAVVIHGQGDVFSAGADIKEFSTGQYFQDPSLTELTHTIEACSKPVVAAISGLAFGGGLEISLGCHYRIANSKSRVSFPEIMIGLLPAATGTQRLPRVAGIANAIDVIVSGRHVPATEAHQMGILDKITDGDVVKEAIAFAHSVAKEPVGPRRVSKMPVKDVENADWIFDEARKRVMKRSRGAISPMYSLRAIEAAVKTSSYTEGITLEGELALELMTSAQSSAMQYAFFAERTAQKWELPGGKISHKTVKPLPVKTAAVIGCGTMGNGIAMSFVDNNIPIFLLEINQKLLEKGMDRIRHVYESSVRKGRISEETARQRISLITPTLDYNQIRNVDVVVEVVFETMSIKKEVFKKLDSICKPGTVLCSNTSMLDMMR